From the genome of Deinococcus malanensis:
AGCAGCACGAACGGAAGGATCACGGCGCCGGCAGCGAGGACAACTTCCATGACGACAGTGTGCCCGCGTACGCCGCCCGGAAGTTGATGCGGCCTTTACGGGGCACCCAGCGGGAATTGAGTAACCGTCAATCTTGAGGCCTTTCGTTGCTGCCCCCGCTGGGGGGGCATTGTGCGCCTTGCGCCGCGCGCGGCAGAATTTCCATTCAGGAACGGGGTGATTAGTCCCCAGAGGTTGTCAATTGGAAGTTTTGCGTGTCTCCGGAAATTCAAGGCCCAATGCCCTGGCAGGTGCCGTCGCAGCCCTGCTCCGGACCCAGCATGCTGTAGAAATTCAGGCCATCGGACCGGCTGCGGTCAATCAGTCGGTCAAGGCACTGGCTATCGCCCGGGGATACCTGGCCGGCAACGGCATCGACCTGAGCGTACAGCCTGAATTCATCAAGCTCGACGTGGACCGGGAGGAACGCACCGCGATTCGTTTTATCGTGCGGGCTGTCCCGGCGGCGCCCGGGGCCTGAGGGTCAAGCTCCTGTCAGCGCGCTTTCATTAGGCTCGTCCAGGCGTCGCTAGCATAGGCATTGGAGGGACACTGCTATGGAATTTCTTGGCCCCTACACGCCGTTGATCCTGCTCATCTTTGTGGCCTCGATGCTGATTCAGGGGCACCTGACCCGTGCTTACCGGACCTGGGGCCAGGTTCGCAATGCCCATAACCTGACCGGTGCTGAGGTCGCACGCCTGATGCTGGACGAGAACGGCCTTTCGCAGGTGCCGGTTCAGATGGTTCCTGGTCGGCTGACCGACCACTACGACCCTGTGCGTAAGACCGTGAACCTGTCCGAGGGGAACTTCAACGTGCCCAGCGTCAGTGCCATGGCAGTGGCCGCCCATGAGGTTGGGCACGCCATTCAGGACAAGGTGCGTATGCCCGCTCTGGTGCTGCGTGGTCAGATGGCCCTGCCGCTCAGTCTGGGAATGAACCTGGCGCCGCTGCTGCTGCTGGGCGGCATCGTCACGCAGCTGACGGGCTTGATCTGGATCGGAGCCGCGCTGTTCGGGGCCGCCCTGCTGTTTCACCTGGTAACCCTGCCAGTGGAGTTCGATGCGAGCCGCAGGGCCCTGGTCTACCTGAACCAGCGTGGCCTGAACGGCTCGGCCGAGGGCCAGAAAGGCGCCCGCGCGGTCCTGAATGCCGCGGCATTGACCTATGTGGCCGGCTTCGCGATGGCTCTGGCACAGTTCCTGAACGTGCTGGCCCTGGCACGCAGCAGCGACGACTGAGGGCCGGGACACCGGCGGTTCATGGCCATAGCCTTGACACCGTAGTTACCCACGCCCGAAATGACGAGACAACCCCCACCAGGGCTCTGAAGACAAGTCAAGCGCCGCCTCGTTCCATATGAGGCGGCGCTTGACCTGGTCACTGGGTCAGACGTTGAAGCCGAACATGCGCATCTGGCGCTTGCCGTCCTCGGTCATCTTGTCAGGACCCCACGGTGGAGTCCATACGAATTCCACGTTTACTTCACTGACGCCGTCAAGCCTGCTGACGGCCATTTCAGCGTCCGCTCGGATCAGGTCCTGGACCGGGCAGCCCACGCTGGTCAGGGTCATGGTGATGTCCACCATCCCGCTGGGCTGAATATCGACCCCGTAGATCAGGCCCAGATCAACCACGTTGACCGGGATTTCCGGGTCTTTGACGATCTTCAGGGCCTCCAGAACCTGCTCCTCATTGGGCAGACCTGACACTTCCTGCGCCGCGCTGTTCATCTGTTCTTCCATATACGTCTCCCTTACCCGCCGCGCACACTGGGCAGGCCGGCGTCCACCCAGGCCAGCGTGCCGCCCGCCAGATTCACTACCCTGCTGTAGCCCTGATCCAGCAGGTACTGTCCGGCGCGGGCGCTGCGGGCGCCGCTGCGGCAGATCATCACCAGTTCGCGGTCGCGCGGCAGTTCGGCCGCCCGGCCCTCGAACTCGCTGAGGGCGATCAGCTGGGCACCCTCGGCGTGCACCTCATCGAACTCGTTCTGCTCGCGGACATCCACGAGCAACGCGCCCTGCTGGACACGGCGCTGCCCTTCCTGTGGCGTTACTTCTTCCATTGACCCAGCATACCCGAGCGCACAGGTCGGAATGTGGCCGTTGCGGTGCAGGTATGCTGCCTGGATGCCGCTGCCCGACCCTGTTACCGTGGTGGACCTCAGGCCCGACGACCTTCGGCAGGCCCAGCCGCTGGAGGGTCCCGGCGTGCTGGTCATCGTGCTCAGCCTGCAGGCCATCGAAGACGGTCAGCACGGCCTGAGCCAGCACTCGGGGCCCCTGCTAGTGGTCTGCGAACGTGGAGTGCGTTCCGGCCTGGCCGCCCGGTACCTGCGCGCTGACGGCCTGGACGCCCAGGCGCATCCTGGTGGAATTGATGCATTCTTGCAGTCGGTGCGCCACTGACACGACTCAGCGTCTGCCAGCCATCGGTCACCCACAGCTACACTGGCGGGATGACGGGACTGCCCCACGGATTTATTCGCAGCCGCGACGTACTCGACGACCGCCTGACTGGTGCCCAGGTCCGGACCCTGGAACTGCAACACGGCAACGAGGAACTGTTGTATGGGCTGAACCTGATCGGGGTCGCTGGCCCATTCTCCCGCGTGACACCCTGGGAACTGGAAGATGAGCAGGGCGTGCGGCGCATCAATGCCAGCGGGTACTCGGCCACGCCTTTTGGGGAGATGCCGCCGGTCCTGACCGGGTTTCTGAAGGAATTCCTGGAGAAGAACCGTGCCATGAGCCTGCCGCAGCAGTCCAGCAGCCCCTGGCGCGCGGCGCTGGAAGCCAATCTGGTACGCCTGCTGGCCCGTGAACTGCCCAGCCACCATGACAGTCAGGTCTTCTTCTGTTCCAGTGGCACGGAAGCCATCGAGGGTGCCCTGAAGTTTGCCCGCGCGTGGCGGCCCGGTACCAAATACAGCATTTCCTTTAACAGCGCCTACCACGGCAAGACCATGGGCAGCCTGAGCCTGACGCCCAACCCCGAGTACCAGGATGTCTTCCGCCCGCTGGTTCCGGGGGCCGTCACCTGCCCCTACGGCGACCTGGACGCTCTGTCGGCGCTGATCCGCCGCCTGGGACCGGACAAGGTGACCTGTGTGGTGGTCGAACCTATCCAGGGCGAAGGTGGCGTGAACATTCCGCCCGAGGGCTTCCTGCGCGGCCTGGGGGAGCTGTGCCGCCGCCACGGTATCGTGGTCATTGCCGACGAGATTCAGACCGGTCTTGGCCGGACCGGCCACTGGTTTGAATCGGCGGCTCAGGGGCTGGACCCGGACATCGTGACACTGGCCAAACCGCTGGGGGGCGGACTGGTCGCTGTCGGGGCCACCATCGTGCGCCACGCCATCTACAAGAAAATGCTTGGTGGACTGAGCAGCAAGCGCCACAGCAACACCTTCGGGGGCGCGGCGCTGGCCATGGCGGTGGGCCTGCGGAGCCTGGAACACCTGATCGAGACCGACCTGCCCCGCCGCAGCCTCGAACTGGGCCAGATCGGCCTGGGCCACCTGCAGGGCCTTCAGGCCCGCTACCCCCGCCTGGTGCAGGAGGTCCGCGGTCAGGGCCTGCTGCTGGCCATGCAGTTCCAGCCGGTGGTGGGCGTCCCGCTCCCGGGACCGGTCAAGGAACTCGTATACGAGGGCACCGCCATCCTGGCGCTCAGGGAACTGCATCAGGCGGGGGTCATGGCCAACCTGAGCCTGAGCAGCAAGCGCACGGTACGCCTGACCCCGGCCCTGGACATGCCGCGTGATGTCTTCGAGATCATGTTTGGCCGGGTGGAGACCTTTGCAGCGCGGAACCCCGCTTCACGTCACCTGCTTACGAATACGCCGCCGAACGTTACCCTGAGCCTGGCCAAATTTGCAGCCAGCAAGCCCAAAAAGCGCACGCCCAGCGATGGCTGAACGGGTCCCGTAGCCGCCGACAACGAGGCATCAGGCCACGGGCTGGCGCCTCCTTCGCCGAGCCCTAGGCCAGCCCGCAGGCACGCTGAAGCAGCAGATGCACCTCGTCACGCGGCAGGCGCCGGGCTCTCAATGGCAGGTCTGCCGGCAGGGTGCTCAGGCCGGGAATAATCGGCACATACCCGAACTCCGGACGCGCGATTAGGTCTCTCCCTGCGGTCAAAGCCACCACAAATTCCAGCTGCAGTTCGAAGTGAGCATTGAGCTCGGTGCGCAGTGGTCCTGCGTCTCCGGCCAGCAGGGACACAAGCGCGGGGTGGGGGTCAAATCCATCTTCCAGTTCACTCAGCACCCGCGCGGTATCCAGGAAGATTCCCGCCCCCGGAAGCGCGTATCCGCTGATGCGGCGGCGGGCAGTCTCGGGGGCGTCGCCGCGGATCAGAGAGACTTTTCGCCCTGCACGCTGCGCCCCAGACAGCAGTGACCACAGCCGCCCCAGACTGGAGTAGCGGGCCAGTTCCAGGTAGCCAGCTGGCTTCGCCGCGATGGGCCGCGTGGGACGCTCGCCTCGGTCGGTCACAGGCTCATGCTACTGGGCCAAGAACCTCAGGAAGCAGCGCCACCGGGGGCAGGGCGCACGGGACCGTCAAGTCGTCGAGGGTGATTTCCCTGTCACAGGACCAGCACACCATGGTGTTTGGCTTTGTCCTGCGGCTCAACGTGAATGGTGACATTGGCGCCCCCGATCTCGGCCCGGATCGCGTCCTCCAGACGGTCGCAGATAAGGTGAGCCTCGCTCACAGACATGTCCCCCGGCACGACCATGTGGAACTCGACAAAGGTGACCTGACCAGCCTGACGGGTCCGCAGGTCATGAATTTCGAGGGCCCCCTCGGCGTGGATGCTCATCAGTTCGCGCAGGCGCCGGGTGGTCTGTGGATCGGCGATATCCATGAGTCCTCCCACACTGTCGCGCACCAGATGCCAGCCGCTCCACAGAATGTTCATCGCCACCAGGACGGCCAGCAACGGATCAAGCACATGCCACCCCGTCATGCGGGCCAGCAGCACACCAATCAGGACGCCGATGCTGGTCACGACATCGGTCAGCAGGTGCCGTCCGTCGGCCAGCAGGGCAGGAGACCTGACCGCGCGGGCGGCCCGCAGCAGGAAGGTGGCCCACATGGCGTTCAGAACGCTGGCGCCCATATTGACCATCAGGCCCGAAAGCGGGGCAGCCTTCATGGAGGGGTTCTGGAGTGCAGGAATGGCTTCCCGCAGGATGGTCACGGCCGCCAGGACGATCAGGACGCCCTCGGCGACGGCACTGAAGTATTCGGCCTTGGTGTGGCCGTAGGGATGGTTTGCGTCGGCTGGCCGGGCCGCAATTCTCAGAGCGAACAGGGCGGCAAGCGCCGCCGCCACGTTGATGACACTTTCCAGCGCGTCGGAATACAGCGCGAGGCTACCGGTCATCAGATAGGCCAGGAACTTCAGACCCAGCACGACAGTGGCCACCACCACGCTGCCCAGCGCTATGTGTATCGTGCGGTCCATACCTTTGACGAGGCTAACAGGATTAGGTGTTCCAAATTCCGTGCCCTGGGCAGGGACAGGGCCCGTGCGCTCAGTACAGGAACAGCATCCAGTAGCGGCTGTTGCCCTCGGTCCAGCGCGAAATCCGCACCCCTCGACCCTGGGCATGGTTGTATTTGACATCGCCATTGGTCAGGGCCTCCGAGGCGAGATAGCCGAACTGCCGCAATTTGACTTTCAGGGTCTGGTCAAAGGTCCGGGCCGCCTGACCTTCCGTTGCCGTCCAGATCTCGAAGCGGACCCCGAGGGCGTAATACTGCTGAATTTCTGCTGCGTAGGCGATGTACTTTCGCCCGCTGCACACGCGTTTGGCTCCAGCAGGACGGTTGAACAGGCTGTTCATCACCCGGCCGGTGGGGTCACAGGCAGGGCGACTCGCGGCGCTGTGCGCTGAAAAAGAACCCACAGTCGCCAGGGTCAGCAGAGCTATCAGGGCAGGTCGATTCACACGTCTTGCATTCATCGTTCAGCCGGCCAGCTTACGAACATGGAACCCTGGAGAGACATTAAGTTTATGCTAGAGGGCTGCTCCAGGAATCAGAACAGAAGAGTCCCGCAGTCTGCGTCCCCCGCCTTAATGTGCCCTTTAACTTCAGGGGTGGCTGCTGGAAGTATCTGAGAATTCGTCGGCTTCGACGTTGATCGTCGGATGGCGCTTTTCAAACTGTACACACAGAACCCCGCCCACCAGCGTGGCCTGACCAGTTTGCGGCACGATCTCCACCGGCAGCCCCAGCGTGCGGCTGAATGCCCCGTGGGGCCGCTCGGCGCTGAGGCGCCCCACAGGTGCAGGGCGCTCCCCGGACACAGTGACGCTCTCTCCAGTCTCATGCAGGGCCAGACTGTCCGGCACGACGCCGGGAACATCCATGTGCAGCGTGATGTGGCTGTCCGAATCTGTCCAGTCGGCCAGCGGGACCCATGGCCCGCTGCTGGTCAGGGATTCCACGCCTTCACGCAGGGTCATCAGGTGTTGCAGGCGACTCAGGACCGGCTCGTTCATGTTCAGTACGCTACCACTGCATCTTGAGAGCTTGCCAGCAGGATCAGGACGAAGCGAGACAGGACCGGCACAGCACCCCTTTGCCCCGCATCCCGTGCTGCCAAAACCCCGTCACCAGACCACTGGCCTACAATCCGGCCTGTGAGCCCGGTGATTCCCATCCTGACAGCCCCGACGGCCGCCGGTAAAACAGCGCTGGCCCTGGCCATTGCCGCTAGAGTGCCCCTGGAAATCGTTTCCGCCGATGCCTTCACGGTGTACCGGGGCCTGGACATTGGGACCGCCAAGCCTGCCCCGGATGAGCGCAACGCAGTTCCTCATCACCTGATCGACATTGCCGAGGTCACTGAATTCTACGATGTAGCCCGTTTCGTCCGGGACGCAGAGGCAGCGTTGCACGACATACTGGCGCGGGGAAAACAGCCCTTGGTGGTGGGAGGCACCGGGTTTTATCTGCGGGCCCTCATGCGCGGCCTGCCCCTGACTCCGCCTTCGGACCCGGGGACGCGCGGCGCCATCGAGGCCGAACTGCATAGCCGCGGGCTTGACGCGCTCCTCGCTGAAATTGCCGGTGCTCATCCTGCCGAGGCCGCCAGAATGGAGCGCAACCCACGGCGTATCGTGCGTGCCCTGGAGGTCTACCGCAGCACCGGCCGCTTTCCCGGGGAATTCGGAACCTCGCCGCCAGCGTTTCGCTACCAGGTCACGGCCTTTACCCGGCCATCCGCAGAACTTGAAGCCCGGATGCACCAGAGAATCCAGGTCATGCTCGATCAGGGCTGGCCGCAGGAAGCGAGGTGGCTGGCCTCGCGCGTGGAGCCGGCCACCCTCCCGAGACCGACCGCCTGGCAGGCCCTGGGCTATACAGAGGCCCT
Proteins encoded in this window:
- a CDS encoding rhodanese-like domain-containing protein, which encodes MPLPDPVTVVDLRPDDLRQAQPLEGPGVLVIVLSLQAIEDGQHGLSQHSGPLLVVCERGVRSGLAARYLRADGLDAQAHPGGIDAFLQSVRH
- a CDS encoding rhodanese-like domain-containing protein, producing the protein MEEVTPQEGQRRVQQGALLVDVREQNEFDEVHAEGAQLIALSEFEGRAAELPRDRELVMICRSGARSARAGQYLLDQGYSRVVNLAGGTLAWVDAGLPSVRGG
- a CDS encoding cation diffusion facilitator family transporter; the encoded protein is MDRTIHIALGSVVVATVVLGLKFLAYLMTGSLALYSDALESVINVAAALAALFALRIAARPADANHPYGHTKAEYFSAVAEGVLIVLAAVTILREAIPALQNPSMKAAPLSGLMVNMGASVLNAMWATFLLRAARAVRSPALLADGRHLLTDVVTSIGVLIGVLLARMTGWHVLDPLLAVLVAMNILWSGWHLVRDSVGGLMDIADPQTTRRLRELMSIHAEGALEIHDLRTRQAGQVTFVEFHMVVPGDMSVSEAHLICDRLEDAIRAEIGGANVTIHVEPQDKAKHHGVLVL
- the miaA gene encoding tRNA (adenosine(37)-N6)-dimethylallyltransferase MiaA, which codes for MSPVIPILTAPTAAGKTALALAIAARVPLEIVSADAFTVYRGLDIGTAKPAPDERNAVPHHLIDIAEVTEFYDVARFVRDAEAALHDILARGKQPLVVGGTGFYLRALMRGLPLTPPSDPGTRGAIEAELHSRGLDALLAEIAGAHPAEAARMERNPRRIVRALEVYRSTGRFPGEFGTSPPAFRYQVTAFTRPSAELEARMHQRIQVMLDQGWPQEARWLASRVEPATLPRPTAWQALGYTEALAVAEGSMTLSEAAAAVLGASRQYARRQLTFMRTQLGAIIQTVDGAQAELSHHLVIR
- a CDS encoding aspartate aminotransferase family protein, whose amino-acid sequence is MTGLPHGFIRSRDVLDDRLTGAQVRTLELQHGNEELLYGLNLIGVAGPFSRVTPWELEDEQGVRRINASGYSATPFGEMPPVLTGFLKEFLEKNRAMSLPQQSSSPWRAALEANLVRLLARELPSHHDSQVFFCSSGTEAIEGALKFARAWRPGTKYSISFNSAYHGKTMGSLSLTPNPEYQDVFRPLVPGAVTCPYGDLDALSALIRRLGPDKVTCVVVEPIQGEGGVNIPPEGFLRGLGELCRRHGIVVIADEIQTGLGRTGHWFESAAQGLDPDIVTLAKPLGGGLVAVGATIVRHAIYKKMLGGLSSKRHSNTFGGAALAMAVGLRSLEHLIETDLPRRSLELGQIGLGHLQGLQARYPRLVQEVRGQGLLLAMQFQPVVGVPLPGPVKELVYEGTAILALRELHQAGVMANLSLSSKRTVRLTPALDMPRDVFEIMFGRVETFAARNPASRHLLTNTPPNVTLSLAKFAASKPKKRTPSDG
- a CDS encoding stage V sporulation protein S, which produces MEVLRVSGNSRPNALAGAVAALLRTQHAVEIQAIGPAAVNQSVKALAIARGYLAGNGIDLSVQPEFIKLDVDREERTAIRFIVRAVPAAPGA
- a CDS encoding zinc metallopeptidase — its product is MEFLGPYTPLILLIFVASMLIQGHLTRAYRTWGQVRNAHNLTGAEVARLMLDENGLSQVPVQMVPGRLTDHYDPVRKTVNLSEGNFNVPSVSAMAVAAHEVGHAIQDKVRMPALVLRGQMALPLSLGMNLAPLLLLGGIVTQLTGLIWIGAALFGAALLFHLVTLPVEFDASRRALVYLNQRGLNGSAEGQKGARAVLNAAALTYVAGFAMALAQFLNVLALARSSDD
- a CDS encoding metal-sulfur cluster assembly factor, encoding MEEQMNSAAQEVSGLPNEEQVLEALKIVKDPEIPVNVVDLGLIYGVDIQPSGMVDITMTLTSVGCPVQDLIRADAEMAVSRLDGVSEVNVEFVWTPPWGPDKMTEDGKRQMRMFGFNV
- a CDS encoding Hsp20/alpha crystallin family protein yields the protein MNEPVLSRLQHLMTLREGVESLTSSGPWVPLADWTDSDSHITLHMDVPGVVPDSLALHETGESVTVSGERPAPVGRLSAERPHGAFSRTLGLPVEIVPQTGQATLVGGVLCVQFEKRHPTINVEADEFSDTSSSHP